In Stomoxys calcitrans chromosome 2, idStoCalc2.1, whole genome shotgun sequence, the following proteins share a genomic window:
- the LOC131994836 gene encoding uncharacterized protein LOC131994836: MSNIINVLQKPQFDNAIIRKEYHSYISYLQSFQNNDEIRISIQNQDLYVVPGESFLYIEGFATKADSTVSASIKLLNNCIAHLFDEIRYELNGIEIDRTRHLGIATEIKNYVSLNESESRNLVNAGWAPFNTDDLTLVSGYFNFCVPLKMLLGFAEDFDKIIVNAKHELILLRSKDDTNVLKSIISSETCKLSILNITWKVPHIQLADVYKLQMLKVINNRQPLNLSFRTWDMYYYPAVPSNTKVLWNVKLANENERPRFLLLGFKSSEKKFIHCDITNIKVHLNSDTYPYDDLNLKFDRNRFALLYDMYIKFQQSYYTREPQPLLTREKFKGEAPIIVLDVTHQNETVKTGPIDIRIELETSKNISPNTSLYCLIIHDKMFEYIPLTNEVRKLL, from the coding sequence ATGAGTAACATTATTAATGTTTTACAAAAACCACAATTTGATAATGCTATAATAAGAAAGGAGTATCACAGCTATATATCATATTTACAATCATTTCAaaataatgatgaaattagGATTTCCATTCAAAACCAAGACCTGTATGTCGTTCCTGGTGAGAGTTTTTTATACATTGAAGGTTTTGCAACAAAAGCGGACTCTACAGTATCAGCATCGATAAAGTTATTAAACAATTGCATAGCACACTTATTTGATGAGATAAGATATGAACTTAATGGTATAGAAATTGATCGTACACGTCATTTGGGTATAGcaacagaaataaaaaattatgtatcaTTAAATGAAAGCGAAAGTCGAAATCTAGTCAACGCAGGATGGGCTCCATTTAATACAGATGATCTTACTCTTGTGAgtggatattttaatttttgtgttccACTGAAAATGCTTCTTGGATTTGCtgaagattttgataaaattatagtTAATGCTAAACATGAATTAATTTTATTGCGATCAAAAGATGATACGAATGTATTGAAATCTATCATTTCCAGTGAAACCTGTAAACtatcaattttaaatattacatGGAAAGTTCCACATATTCAACTTGCTGATGTATACAAGCTGCAAATGCTTAAAGTAATTAATAACCGTCAACCACTAAATTTATCATTTAGAACATGGGATATGTATTATTATCCTGCAGTTCCATCGAATACAAAAGTTTTATGGAATGTTAAGCTTGCAAATGAAAATGAGCGACCACGTTTTCTTCTTTTAGGATTCAAAAgtagtgaaaaaaaatttattcactgTGATATAACAAACATTAAGGTTCATTTGAATTCTGATACATATCCATATGATGATCTTAACCTCAAGTTTGATAGGAACCGTTTCGCCCTACTTTAtgatatgtatataaaatttcaacaaagctATTATACACGTGAACCGCAACCTCTATTAACGCGCGAAAAATTCAAGGGTGAAGCACCGATTATTGTTCTtgatgtaacacatcaaaatgaaACAGTAAAAACTGGCCCCATCGATATACGAATTGAATTGGAAACATCTAAAAATATATCACCGAACACATCTCTATACTGTTTAAttattcatgataaaatgttTGAATATATACCTCTAACAAATGAAGTaagaaaattattgtaa